A single genomic interval of Prochlorococcus marinus XMU1406 harbors:
- a CDS encoding TM0106 family RecB-like putative nuclease: MNSLHLKSFTRCKRKAWLDFKGEKSYEVWSPHKAIDKINQFQIFSEFCNSEIYTGLKACEKGYQGVIGLKIKGNLFQNINAEIRPQLLVKTKGKSKWGQYKYLPAVYKLGLKTTKEHLFDLAFSSMLLESFQESKIEKGLVISSFDKKVNVEEIYLNKKLRKKVLNVLLNLNECLEGFMPEITQDRKKCTICSWQKFCDKEAKENGYLTDIDGIGSKTASLLITNGISDTQTLASYSEKQLGEKLSKFNDQKYEKASVFIKQAQAYISGEPYRILNKNYTNDLLEKKCSGFYIFDIESNPDDKHDFLYGFLKINDLFTKKEDLIYEPILNLKNNKGESYRKIIEILFSQKEWPVLHYGETEKIAIINIAKNLNFSFEEIDSLASRFIDLHTLIRKSWILPLKNYGLKTVSNWLGFEWMQKNVSGSKALYWWIQYQITENEIFLKKIIQYNKDDCFATLQIAEYLIKNQLKKN; encoded by the coding sequence TTGAATTCTCTTCATTTAAAAAGTTTTACAAGATGCAAAAGAAAAGCATGGCTAGATTTTAAGGGGGAAAAATCTTATGAAGTTTGGTCTCCCCATAAAGCTATAGATAAAATTAATCAGTTTCAAATTTTCTCTGAATTTTGTAATAGTGAAATATATACAGGATTAAAAGCCTGTGAAAAAGGTTATCAAGGGGTAATTGGATTAAAAATCAAAGGGAATCTTTTCCAAAATATTAACGCAGAGATACGTCCACAATTACTTGTAAAGACTAAAGGTAAAAGTAAATGGGGACAATATAAATATTTACCTGCTGTTTATAAGTTAGGCCTCAAAACCACTAAAGAACATTTATTCGACTTAGCTTTTAGTTCTATGCTGTTGGAATCTTTTCAAGAATCTAAAATTGAGAAAGGATTAGTAATTTCAAGTTTTGATAAAAAAGTTAATGTTGAAGAAATTTATTTAAATAAAAAATTAAGAAAAAAAGTTTTGAATGTTTTATTAAATTTGAATGAATGCTTGGAGGGATTTATGCCAGAAATAACTCAAGATAGAAAAAAATGTACTATTTGTTCATGGCAAAAATTTTGTGACAAAGAAGCAAAAGAAAATGGATATCTTACAGATATAGATGGAATAGGCTCCAAAACTGCTTCATTACTCATAACAAATGGAATATCTGATACCCAAACATTAGCTTCTTATAGCGAAAAACAACTTGGAGAGAAATTATCTAAATTCAACGATCAAAAGTATGAAAAAGCGTCCGTATTTATAAAGCAAGCACAAGCTTATATTTCTGGTGAACCATATCGAATTCTCAATAAAAATTATACTAACGATCTACTAGAAAAAAAATGTTCGGGATTTTATATATTTGATATTGAGTCAAATCCAGATGATAAGCATGACTTTTTATATGGTTTTTTAAAAATAAATGATTTGTTTACAAAAAAAGAAGATCTAATTTATGAACCAATTTTAAATCTCAAAAACAATAAAGGAGAATCTTACAGGAAAATTATTGAAATACTTTTTTCACAGAAGGAATGGCCAGTTTTACATTACGGAGAAACTGAAAAGATAGCAATAATTAATATTGCCAAAAACCTAAATTTTAGTTTTGAAGAAATTGATTCACTTGCCTCAAGATTTATAGACTTGCATACCTTAATACGAAAGTCTTGGATATTACCACTAAAAAACTATGGCTTAAAAACTGTTTCTAATTGGCTTGGATTTGAATGGATGCAGAAAAATGTTAGTGGCTCAAAAGCCCTTTATTGGTGGATTCAATATCAAATTACAGAAAACGAAATATTTTTAAAAAAAATTATCCAATATAACAAAGATGATTGTTTTGCTACTCTACAAATTGCAGAATATTTAATCAAAAATCAATTAAAGAAAAATTGA
- a CDS encoding phosphoglucomutase/phosphomannomutase family protein, which yields MTADKLNKIKFGTDGWRGIIGFDFNLSNLSRVVVAACQELHYQYYKEVNSKKIIIGYDRRFMACEFARQIVPFVRGCGLEPILSNSFVTTPSCSFYAKEVGCLGALVITASHNPYNWLGLKIKSFNGCSVDESFTSEVEKRLMLGNSIEKIDGVNQLVDIKKFHLDRIKSLFDIDYISKRLKKMKLRIFVDSMHGSAANCMAEIFASNDLEVISEIRKDADPFFGGKPPEPLLNYADDLKQTLMKNSTNEVKTLGIIFDGDGDRIAAIDEKGRYSSTQDLLPYFISYLGEIKNNSFPVLKTVSGSDIIKNISESQNRDVFELPVGFKYIAEKMIKEKIFIGGEESGGVGFGDFMPERDALYAAMVLLNGIAEKSQYLYETLDEIQEDFGPSFYKRIDIKFPNQSEKNNVKEFIVGNIPENINNHKLKSISKIDGIKLRIDKNFWLLFRFSGTEPLLRLYCEAPKESYLIEVLEWGQEFINLAGK from the coding sequence TTGACAGCTGATAAATTAAATAAGATAAAATTTGGAACTGATGGGTGGAGAGGAATTATTGGATTTGATTTTAATTTATCCAATCTTTCAAGAGTTGTTGTTGCTGCATGCCAGGAGTTGCATTATCAATACTATAAAGAAGTTAATTCAAAGAAAATTATTATTGGATATGATCGTAGATTTATGGCTTGTGAATTTGCCAGGCAAATAGTGCCTTTTGTAAGAGGATGTGGTTTAGAGCCAATCTTATCTAATAGCTTTGTTACAACACCCTCTTGTAGTTTCTATGCCAAAGAAGTTGGTTGTCTTGGAGCGTTAGTAATTACAGCAAGTCATAATCCATATAATTGGCTAGGTCTGAAAATAAAGAGCTTTAATGGATGTTCTGTTGACGAATCTTTTACAAGTGAAGTTGAAAAAAGATTAATGCTTGGAAATTCAATTGAAAAAATAGATGGTGTTAATCAATTGGTAGATATTAAGAAATTTCATTTAGATAGAATTAAATCCCTTTTTGATATTGACTATATTTCCAAGAGATTAAAAAAAATGAAATTGAGAATTTTTGTAGATTCTATGCATGGTTCAGCTGCAAATTGTATGGCTGAGATTTTTGCTTCTAATGATTTAGAAGTTATTTCAGAAATCAGGAAGGATGCTGATCCTTTTTTTGGAGGAAAACCTCCTGAACCTCTTTTGAATTATGCAGATGATCTAAAACAAACACTAATGAAAAATTCAACAAATGAAGTGAAAACTTTAGGAATTATATTTGATGGTGATGGTGATAGAATTGCGGCAATTGATGAAAAAGGAAGATACTCTAGTACTCAAGATTTACTCCCATACTTTATTAGCTATTTGGGCGAAATTAAAAATAATTCTTTTCCAGTTTTAAAAACTGTTAGTGGTTCAGATATTATTAAAAATATATCAGAGAGTCAAAATAGAGATGTTTTTGAACTTCCAGTTGGCTTTAAATATATTGCTGAAAAAATGATTAAAGAAAAAATATTTATTGGAGGAGAGGAATCTGGGGGAGTTGGTTTTGGTGACTTTATGCCTGAAAGAGATGCTCTATATGCAGCGATGGTTTTATTAAATGGAATTGCTGAAAAATCTCAATATTTATATGAAACCTTAGATGAAATTCAAGAAGATTTTGGGCCAAGTTTTTATAAAAGAATTGATATTAAATTTCCAAATCAGTCAGAAAAAAATAACGTAAAAGAATTTATCGTAGGTAATATTCCTGAGAATATTAATAATCACAAGTTAAAAAGTATCTCAAAGATCGATGGAATAAAGTTGAGAATTGATAAAAATTTTTGGCTTCTTTTTAGGTTTTCAGGAACGGAACCTCTTTTAAGATTATATTGTGAAGCACCAAAAGAATCTTATCTAATTGAGGTATTAGAGTGGGGTCAAGAATTTATTAATTTGGCAGGAAAATAA
- the rdgB gene encoding RdgB/HAM1 family non-canonical purine NTP pyrophosphatase, with protein MKNLFLASKNKGKIEEYKKLLAGVTCKLLLQPESLEVEEDGLTFRDNAIKKASEVSRKTNNFSIADDSGICIEALGGKPGIYSSRYAENDQKRIERVLRELDGVQNRSAFFIANICVCSPNGEVIIESEAKCHGNIILNPRGESGFGYDPIFEESSTRLTFAEMNNDIKDSCSHRGKALKKIIPNLIKIFS; from the coding sequence ATGAAAAATTTATTTTTAGCGAGTAAGAATAAAGGTAAAATTGAAGAATATAAGAAATTGCTTGCTGGAGTTACTTGTAAATTGTTACTCCAGCCAGAATCATTAGAAGTTGAAGAGGATGGACTGACATTTAGAGATAATGCAATTAAAAAAGCGAGTGAAGTTTCGAGAAAAACGAATAATTTTTCAATAGCAGATGATTCAGGAATTTGTATTGAGGCACTAGGTGGTAAGCCTGGCATTTACTCATCTAGATATGCAGAAAATGATCAGAAGAGAATTGAACGAGTTTTAAGAGAACTTGATGGAGTTCAAAATAGGAGTGCTTTCTTTATTGCTAATATTTGTGTTTGTTCCCCAAATGGTGAAGTGATTATTGAATCTGAGGCCAAATGTCATGGCAATATCATTTTAAACCCCAGAGGAGAAAGTGGTTTTGGGTATGACCCAATTTTTGAGGAGAGTTCTACCAGATTAACTTTCGCAGAAATGAATAATGATATTAAAGACTCTTGTAGTCATAGAGGTAAAGCATTAAAAAAAATTATTCCAAATTTAATTAAAATTTTTTCTTAA
- a CDS encoding carotenoid oxygenase family protein, translating to MTNLQDKKIDEFNIFKKEDWSSAYQNVKKELTKEPLKISKGNNIKNLNGTLLRNGPGILERGGQWVHHPFDGDGMITSIKFQNGQPFLTNRFVKTKGYLEEEKIDKFIYRGVFGTQKNGGILNNALDLKFKNIANTHVIKLGDEILALWEAAGPHAMDTDSLETIGLTTLKGVLKPNEAFSAHPKSDLNSNASSELLVTFGVQTGPKSTIRLMEFDNAGTNSGELIFDRKDTFNGFAFLHDFAITTNWAIFLQNAIDFNPLPFVMGQRGAAQCLKSNPNKKAKFFIIPRESGLFKGQPPLTIDAPEGFVFHHVNAFEKDSKIVLDSIFYDDFPSVGPDENFRDIDFDKYPEGKLKRSIIDLKTKTCELETFSEQCCEFAVVNPKNLGLKATFSWMASTSQKLGNAPLQAIKKINLTSKEEIFWSAGPSGFVSEPIMVPSENSSKEDEGFLFILLWNGERRGSDLVILDAKDLKELAVYELPISIPHGLHGSWVN from the coding sequence GTGACTAATTTACAAGATAAAAAAATTGATGAATTTAATATTTTTAAAAAAGAAGATTGGTCAAGTGCTTATCAAAATGTAAAAAAGGAGCTAACTAAAGAGCCTCTAAAAATTAGCAAAGGTAATAATATTAAAAATCTAAATGGAACATTATTAAGAAATGGACCAGGAATATTAGAGAGAGGTGGACAATGGGTTCATCATCCATTCGATGGTGATGGGATGATAACATCCATAAAATTCCAAAATGGTCAGCCATTCTTAACAAATAGATTTGTTAAAACTAAAGGCTATTTGGAAGAAGAAAAAATAGATAAATTTATTTATAGAGGTGTTTTTGGAACACAAAAAAATGGAGGAATTTTAAATAATGCATTAGATCTAAAATTCAAGAATATCGCTAATACACATGTAATTAAATTAGGAGATGAAATTCTCGCATTATGGGAAGCAGCAGGTCCACATGCAATGGATACTGATAGTCTTGAAACTATTGGTTTAACCACATTAAAAGGAGTACTCAAGCCTAACGAAGCATTCAGTGCACATCCCAAATCAGACCTAAACTCAAATGCATCTTCAGAACTTTTAGTCACTTTTGGAGTACAAACTGGGCCAAAAAGTACCATTAGATTAATGGAATTTGATAATGCTGGTACAAATTCTGGAGAGCTCATTTTTGACAGAAAAGATACCTTTAATGGCTTTGCATTCCTTCATGATTTCGCAATTACAACTAATTGGGCAATATTTTTACAGAACGCTATTGATTTCAATCCTCTTCCATTTGTAATGGGTCAAAGAGGAGCAGCACAATGTCTAAAGTCAAACCCAAATAAAAAGGCAAAGTTTTTTATCATCCCCAGAGAAAGTGGATTATTTAAAGGACAGCCTCCTTTAACAATAGATGCTCCAGAAGGATTCGTTTTTCATCATGTAAACGCATTTGAAAAAGATTCCAAAATCGTATTAGATAGTATTTTTTATGATGATTTCCCATCAGTTGGTCCAGACGAGAATTTTAGGGATATTGACTTTGATAAATATCCAGAAGGAAAACTGAAAAGATCAATTATCGATCTAAAGACAAAAACTTGTGAACTTGAAACTTTCAGTGAACAATGTTGTGAATTTGCTGTTGTTAATCCTAAAAACTTAGGATTAAAAGCAACTTTTAGTTGGATGGCAAGCACATCTCAAAAGCTGGGGAACGCTCCACTTCAAGCAATAAAAAAAATAAATTTAACTTCTAAGGAAGAGATTTTTTGGTCAGCAGGTCCAAGTGGATTTGTTAGTGAACCAATTATGGTTCCATCAGAAAACTCTTCAAAAGAAGATGAGGGATTTTTATTTATACTTCTATGGAACGGGGAAAGAAGAGGAAGCGATTTAGTGATATTAGACGCAAAAGACTTAAAAGAATTAGCTGTTTATGAATTACCCATTTCAATTCCCCATGGCCTTCATGGATCTTGGGTTAATTGA
- the hisB gene encoding imidazoleglycerol-phosphate dehydratase HisB: protein MSSLRQSEIKRKTNETDISVFINLDGNGISEIDTGIPFLDHMLHQISSHGLFDLKIKAIGDTHIDDHHTNEDVGIALGKAFSKALGERKGISRFGHFFAPLDEALVQVTLDCSGRPHLSYDLQLKAPRIGNYDTELVREFFIAFVNNSGITLHINQIRGSNSHHIVEACFKAFSRAMRMATEIDPRRSDSIPSSKGMLEKQ, encoded by the coding sequence ATGTCATCTCTAAGGCAATCTGAAATAAAAAGAAAAACGAATGAAACAGATATTTCTGTATTTATAAACTTAGATGGAAATGGAATTTCTGAGATTGATACCGGGATACCATTCTTAGATCATATGCTTCATCAAATATCCAGTCATGGTTTGTTCGATTTAAAAATAAAAGCAATTGGAGATACCCATATTGATGATCATCATACAAATGAAGATGTAGGCATCGCATTAGGCAAAGCATTTTCAAAAGCTTTGGGAGAAAGAAAAGGAATAAGCAGATTTGGACATTTCTTTGCCCCATTAGATGAAGCATTAGTTCAAGTCACATTAGACTGTTCTGGTAGACCGCATCTATCTTATGATCTTCAATTGAAAGCCCCTAGAATAGGAAATTATGATACTGAACTAGTAAGAGAGTTTTTTATTGCCTTTGTAAATAACAGCGGTATTACTCTGCATATTAATCAAATACGAGGAAGTAATTCACATCACATAGTTGAGGCGTGCTTTAAAGCTTTTTCAAGAGCAATGAGAATGGCTACCGAGATAGATCCAAGAAGATCTGATTCAATTCCAAGTAGTAAAGGAATGTTAGAAAAACAATAA
- the fabI gene encoding enoyl-ACP reductase FabI yields the protein MLLNLTGKKILVTGIANNRSIAWGIAQQLSKAGAELGITYLPDDKGRFESKVRELTEPLNPSLFLPLDVQNPAQIEEIFKNIKDNWGQIDGLVHCLAFAGRDELIGDYSATTSEGFDRALNISAYSLAPLCKAAKPLFSDGAGVVSLTYLGSERAIPNYNVMGVAKAALEASVRYLSAELGPEKQVRVNAISAGPIRTLASSAIGGILDMIHNVEEKAPLRRTVTQTEVGNTAAFLLSDLSSGISGQTIYVDAGYCINGM from the coding sequence ATGCTTCTAAATCTAACTGGCAAAAAAATTCTTGTTACGGGAATTGCCAACAATCGTTCAATAGCATGGGGTATCGCTCAACAACTTTCAAAAGCTGGCGCAGAACTTGGAATCACATATTTGCCTGATGATAAGGGAAGATTCGAGTCTAAAGTTAGAGAACTAACTGAACCTTTAAACCCATCGTTATTTTTGCCTCTTGATGTTCAAAATCCAGCTCAAATTGAAGAAATCTTTAAAAATATAAAAGACAATTGGGGGCAAATTGACGGATTAGTTCACTGCCTAGCATTTGCAGGACGCGATGAATTGATTGGAGATTATAGTGCTACCACTTCAGAGGGTTTTGATAGGGCTCTTAATATAAGTGCGTATTCCTTAGCACCTTTATGTAAAGCAGCAAAACCACTTTTTAGTGATGGTGCTGGAGTTGTCTCATTAACTTATTTAGGTTCAGAAAGGGCGATTCCTAACTATAACGTCATGGGAGTTGCTAAAGCAGCTTTAGAAGCTTCAGTAAGATATCTTTCTGCAGAACTTGGTCCCGAAAAACAAGTTAGAGTTAACGCAATAAGTGCTGGGCCTATAAGAACACTTGCGAGTTCTGCTATAGGTGGCATTTTAGATATGATTCACAATGTTGAAGAAAAGGCTCCTTTACGCAGAACAGTCACTCAAACAGAAGTAGGTAATACAGCTGCTTTTTTATTAAGTGATCTCTCTAGCGGCATTTCAGGCCAAACAATTTATGTTGATGCGGGTTACTGCATTAATGGAATGTAA
- a CDS encoding thioredoxin family protein, giving the protein MVRTNSMVLELGFQLPNFEMLNANSSKNEYFSSHNLDKRHLLLMFICAHCPFVKYIENQILTLSKEIENAVQTVAISSNDIVTHPSDSPKNLRLQAQTQGWSFPYLYDENQNFAKKLKAACTPDFYLFSNEGDGDFLLYYHGQLDDSRPGNNIPLSGKDLRAAVKDLNQDNSYPSNQIPSLGCNIKWTPGKEPSWFK; this is encoded by the coding sequence ATGGTAAGAACAAATTCTATGGTTTTGGAATTAGGTTTTCAATTACCGAATTTCGAAATGTTAAATGCTAATTCTTCAAAAAATGAATATTTTAGTTCTCATAATCTAGATAAAAGGCATTTACTATTAATGTTTATTTGCGCCCATTGCCCATTTGTTAAATATATTGAGAATCAAATTCTCACCTTAAGTAAAGAAATTGAAAATGCAGTTCAAACAGTTGCAATTTCTAGTAATGATATTGTCACTCATCCTTCAGATTCTCCTAAAAATTTGAGATTACAAGCACAAACACAGGGATGGAGTTTTCCTTATCTATATGATGAAAATCAAAATTTTGCTAAGAAATTAAAAGCGGCTTGCACCCCAGATTTTTATCTTTTTTCAAATGAAGGAGATGGTGATTTTTTATTGTATTATCATGGCCAATTAGACGATAGTAGACCAGGTAATAATATCCCTCTATCTGGAAAAGATTTGCGCGCTGCCGTAAAAGATTTGAATCAAGATAATTCTTATCCTTCAAATCAGATACCTTCTTTAGGTTGCAATATAAAATGGACTCCTGGTAAAGAACCTAGTTGGTTTAAATGA
- a CDS encoding DegT/DnrJ/EryC1/StrS family aminotransferase: MQIPPFTLDRQFQEIGSEIDSEVSKVLKGGQYIGGQEIAKFEESFSNLIGVENTIGCNSGTDALVLALRALDIGVGDEVITSSFSFFATAEAISAVGANPVLVDIDPETYLINTELIEQEINSNTKAIMPVHLFGNAVNMTLIKSLAKKYDLKVIEDCAQATCTMWETSKVGSIGDIGCFSFFPTKNLGAAGDGGAVTTSDQKIAKKIRELAVHGSPIRYHHTQIGYNSRLDTIQAAILNIKIKYISKWINNRQKIANNYLDLLEKNPFISFPKISSDSISHSWNQFVIKLRNDKYFLNEDLSNLFDTDCKKYYSLRNLVKQQLFEKGINSIIYYPIPIHAQIAYKNKNFSRTKLINTERICTEVLSLPMFPEISYEEQVYVAENLNKVLKNCIEEIQISA; this comes from the coding sequence ATGCAGATACCTCCATTTACTTTAGATAGGCAGTTCCAAGAAATTGGCTCTGAAATTGATAGTGAGGTTTCTAAAGTTTTAAAAGGGGGCCAGTATATTGGAGGACAAGAAATTGCCAAATTTGAGGAGAGTTTTTCAAATCTGATTGGTGTTGAAAATACTATTGGATGTAATAGTGGAACTGATGCTTTAGTATTAGCTTTGCGCGCATTAGATATTGGTGTGGGTGATGAAGTTATTACCTCATCTTTTAGCTTTTTTGCAACTGCAGAGGCTATTAGTGCAGTTGGTGCTAATCCTGTTTTGGTAGATATAGATCCAGAAACTTATCTCATTAATACTGAACTAATAGAACAAGAAATAAATTCTAATACCAAGGCAATTATGCCAGTGCATCTATTTGGTAATGCAGTGAATATGACCTTAATAAAATCTTTGGCCAAGAAATATGATTTAAAAGTAATCGAAGATTGTGCTCAGGCAACATGCACAATGTGGGAAACTTCCAAAGTTGGTAGTATCGGTGATATAGGCTGTTTTAGCTTTTTCCCTACTAAAAATTTAGGAGCTGCTGGAGATGGTGGAGCGGTAACAACTTCAGATCAGAAGATTGCAAAAAAAATTAGAGAACTGGCTGTTCATGGCAGCCCAATAAGATATCATCATACCCAAATTGGATATAACAGCAGACTTGATACCATTCAAGCTGCCATATTAAACATTAAAATTAAATATATTTCTAAGTGGATTAATAATCGCCAAAAAATTGCTAATAATTACCTTGATTTATTAGAAAAAAATCCATTTATTAGTTTTCCAAAAATTAGCTCTGATTCAATTTCCCATTCTTGGAATCAATTTGTAATCAAATTAAGAAACGATAAATATTTTTTAAACGAAGATCTTTCAAATTTATTTGATACTGATTGCAAAAAATACTATTCCTTAAGGAATTTGGTAAAACAACAACTTTTTGAAAAAGGTATTAATTCAATTATTTATTATCCAATTCCAATACACGCACAAATAGCTTACAAAAATAAAAATTTTTCTAGAACAAAACTCATTAATACAGAGAGAATTTGTACAGAAGTTCTTAGTCTTCCAATGTTTCCTGAAATTTCTTATGAAGAGCAAGTTTATGTAGCAGAAAATTTAAATAAAGTTTTGAAGAATTGTATAGAGGAAATTCAAATTTCAGCATAA
- a CDS encoding cryptochrome/photolyase family protein: protein MNKPRILFWHRKDLRIFDNQALIKAFSLSNAITSTYIFDKNYSHDFNASSRAWFLGNSLQELGNNWKKMGSRLVMEEGDPVLIIPKLAKKIDAKFVFWNRSIEPYEINRDLQIKKNLKEQNIQVIETWDHLLIEPLKIFSGNNKPYSVYGPFYKNLKSKMNLLGPYDQDKVVFQFKDIDNKLKENKTINSSDSVLEKFIKNIKFPGSNICPCRPGEKAAETLLENFINEKKIYSYNSARDFPSHNGTSFLSASLRFGTISIRKIWNASLNLNSDFANQGNYLSIETWQKELVWREFYQHCLFHFPELEKGPYRKKWDHFPWQNNNEWFQHWSNGETGVPIVDAAMRQLNSTGWMHNRCRMIVASFLVKDLICNWQMGEKKFMETLVDGDLAANNGGWQWSASSGMDPKPLRIFNPYTQAKKFDPICEYIKYWIPEISKVSNSELLNGEISNLEKNNYSSPIVNHKIQQRLFKSIYAEI, encoded by the coding sequence ATGAATAAACCTAGAATACTTTTTTGGCACAGAAAGGATTTAAGAATATTTGATAATCAAGCTTTAATCAAAGCATTTTCATTATCAAATGCTATTACTTCAACTTATATATTTGATAAAAATTACTCACACGATTTCAATGCAAGTTCAAGAGCTTGGTTTCTAGGAAATTCGCTTCAAGAATTAGGTAATAACTGGAAAAAAATGGGTAGTAGATTAGTTATGGAAGAAGGAGATCCAGTATTAATAATTCCTAAATTAGCAAAGAAAATAGATGCTAAATTTGTTTTTTGGAATAGATCAATTGAACCTTATGAGATTAATCGTGATTTACAAATAAAAAAAAATTTAAAAGAACAAAATATTCAAGTTATTGAAACTTGGGATCACTTATTAATAGAACCTTTAAAAATATTTTCCGGAAATAATAAACCTTATTCAGTTTATGGGCCTTTTTATAAAAACCTTAAATCAAAAATGAATTTATTAGGTCCATACGACCAAGATAAAGTTGTTTTCCAGTTTAAAGATATAGATAATAAACTCAAAGAAAATAAGACAATAAATTCATCTGATTCGGTTCTAGAGAAATTTATTAAAAATATCAAATTTCCTGGTTCGAATATTTGTCCATGTAGACCTGGAGAGAAGGCTGCAGAAACATTATTAGAAAACTTCATTAACGAAAAAAAAATATATTCTTATAATTCTGCACGAGATTTTCCTTCCCATAATGGGACATCTTTTCTAAGTGCATCTCTCAGATTCGGCACCATTAGCATTAGAAAAATTTGGAACGCCTCATTAAATTTAAATTCAGATTTTGCAAATCAAGGAAATTATCTATCAATTGAAACTTGGCAAAAAGAACTTGTTTGGCGTGAATTTTATCAACATTGCTTATTCCATTTCCCAGAGCTAGAGAAAGGTCCATATAGAAAAAAATGGGATCACTTTCCATGGCAAAACAATAATGAATGGTTTCAGCATTGGAGCAACGGAGAGACTGGAGTACCTATAGTTGATGCTGCAATGCGTCAACTAAATAGTACTGGCTGGATGCATAACAGATGTAGGATGATAGTCGCTTCATTTCTGGTAAAAGATCTTATATGCAATTGGCAAATGGGCGAGAAAAAATTTATGGAGACTTTGGTTGATGGAGACTTAGCTGCAAATAATGGGGGATGGCAGTGGAGCGCCAGTAGCGGTATGGATCCAAAACCACTTAGAATTTTTAATCCATATACCCAAGCAAAAAAATTTGATCCTATTTGCGAATATATAAAATATTGGATTCCTGAAATATCTAAAGTGTCAAATTCAGAATTATTAAATGGGGAGATATCTAATTTAGAAAAAAATAATTATTCAAGCCCTATTGTCAATCACAAAATACAACAAAGATTATTTAAATCAATTTATGCTGAAATTTGA
- a CDS encoding NUDIX hydrolase — MGNKNLLKRSIFKEKISELKSKKFSFEINRIELPNGHEGEYGYIKHPGAALAVPITKDNKVIILRQYRFAISRYLLEFPAGTLEIGETPINSIQREIQEEAGFSANKWDELGTLVPAPGYADEEIYLFLARDLNKLNSEVQGDLDEDIEVLILDHDELDNLISSGDEILDAKTVTAWFRAKQFLDKL, encoded by the coding sequence ATGGGCAACAAAAACCTTCTAAAAAGATCCATTTTTAAAGAAAAAATATCTGAGTTAAAGTCTAAAAAATTTAGTTTCGAAATAAATAGAATTGAGCTTCCAAATGGACATGAAGGTGAATATGGATACATTAAGCATCCTGGGGCAGCATTAGCCGTACCTATTACAAAAGACAATAAAGTTATCATTCTTCGGCAATATAGATTTGCTATTTCAAGGTATTTATTAGAATTTCCAGCAGGTACATTAGAAATAGGTGAAACACCTATTAATTCAATTCAAAGAGAAATACAAGAAGAGGCTGGATTCAGTGCAAACAAATGGGATGAACTAGGCACTCTTGTCCCTGCTCCTGGGTATGCAGATGAAGAAATTTATTTATTTTTAGCTCGTGATTTAAACAAACTCAATTCCGAGGTTCAAGGAGATTTAGATGAAGATATAGAAGTATTAATTTTAGATCACGACGAACTAGATAATCTTATTTCTAGTGGGGATGAAATTCTTGACGCAAAAACCGTGACGGCTTGGTTTAGAGCTAAACAATTTTTAGATAAATTATGA